A region of Kineosporia sp. NBRC 101731 DNA encodes the following proteins:
- the pth gene encoding aminoacyl-tRNA hydrolase: MSDLPWLVVGLGNPGDKYARNRHNVGHRVADELVARMGGRFATHRSRAQVHDGRWAPTGGRPGARMIVAKPSTYMNESGGPVAGLLQFFKLPVTRLLVVHDELDIPFSEVRLKWGGGEGGHNGLRSISKSTGSKGYGRVRLGIDRPPGRMDPADYVLRDVPAAQREDLLLMIGEAADAVEELGRADFARIQGIYNTKSGSR, encoded by the coding sequence ATCAGCGACCTGCCCTGGCTGGTCGTCGGTCTCGGGAATCCGGGGGACAAGTACGCCCGGAACCGGCACAACGTCGGGCACCGGGTGGCCGACGAGCTGGTCGCCCGGATGGGGGGCCGCTTCGCCACCCACCGGTCGCGGGCCCAGGTCCATGACGGGCGCTGGGCACCGACCGGAGGCCGGCCGGGAGCCCGGATGATCGTGGCCAAGCCGAGCACGTACATGAACGAGTCGGGCGGGCCCGTGGCGGGCCTGCTGCAGTTCTTCAAGCTGCCGGTGACCCGGCTTCTGGTCGTGCACGACGAGCTCGACATCCCCTTCAGCGAGGTGCGCCTGAAGTGGGGCGGGGGCGAGGGCGGTCACAACGGCCTGCGCTCGATCAGTAAGTCAACGGGAAGTAAAGGCTACGGCCGCGTACGTCTCGGTATTGATCGTCCGCCCGGCCGGATGGATCCCGCCGACTACGTTCTACGTGATGTCCCTGCTGCTCAGCGTGAAGATCTGCTCCTCATGATCGGTGAGGCCGCGGATGCGGTCGAGGAGCTCGGCCGGGCGGACTTTGCCCGGATTCAGGGGATTTACAACACGAAGAGTGG
- a CDS encoding 50S ribosomal protein L25/general stress protein Ctc, which translates to MSEVKLSATPRNDFGKGAARRLRRDHQVPAVLYGHGTDPVHVALPGHATMLALKNANALLTIDIDGKSQLAIPKDVQRHALKGSIEHVDLLIVRQGEKVTVDVALHFTGDPAPGGRAQAELNSLSLEVEATAIPDGIEFSIEGTEVGTQIHAGQIPLPEGATLIGDPDAIVIAVTDSTRAVGTEAEAAEADAVAAEG; encoded by the coding sequence GTGTCCGAGGTAAAGCTCAGCGCTACGCCGCGTAACGACTTCGGCAAGGGCGCTGCGCGTCGGCTGCGCCGCGACCACCAGGTTCCGGCCGTGCTCTACGGGCACGGTACCGACCCGGTTCACGTCGCCCTGCCCGGGCACGCGACGATGCTCGCGCTCAAGAACGCGAACGCCCTGCTCACCATCGACATCGACGGCAAGAGCCAGCTCGCCATCCCGAAGGACGTGCAGCGTCACGCCCTGAAGGGCTCCATCGAGCACGTCGACCTGCTGATCGTCCGTCAGGGCGAGAAGGTCACCGTCGACGTCGCGCTGCACTTCACCGGTGACCCGGCGCCGGGCGGCCGCGCCCAGGCCGAGCTCAACTCGCTGAGCCTCGAGGTCGAGGCCACCGCGATCCCGGACGGTATCGAGTTCAGCATCGAGGGCACCGAGGTCGGCACCCAGATCCACGCCGGCCAGATCCCGCTGCCCGAGGGTGCCACCCTCATCGGTGACCCGGACGCCATCGTCATCGCCGTCACCGACTCCACCCGCGCGGTCGGCACCGAGGCCGAGGCCGCCGAGGCCGACGCCGTCGCCGCCGAGGGCTGA
- the glmU gene encoding bifunctional UDP-N-acetylglucosamine diphosphorylase/glucosamine-1-phosphate N-acetyltransferase GlmU, with protein sequence MSTQQPAAVVVLAAGEGKRMRSRTPKVLHRIGGRSLVGHALAAAWSLRPEHLVVVVRHQREQVAGHVAEIAPAAVIADQDEVPGTGSAVAAGLRALSGLDGVDGVDGVVVVTYADVPLLSGETLAALVEAHRAEQAAVTVLTAEVGDPTGYGRVLRDASGAVTGIVEQRDATPEQAAIREINSGIYAFDAKVLVDALGRIGSDNDQNEMYLTDVLGIAHADGRRVRAVVTHDLWQVEGVNDRVQLATLGAELNRRLLVGHMRGGVTVVDPATTWVDVDVHLAADVTLLPGTQLHAGTTVATGATVGPDTTLSNCAVGEGASVVRTHGTGAKIEAGAGVGPFSYLRPGTVLGPDGKIGAFVETKNTTIGAGAKVPHLTYAGDATIGEGANIGAATIFANYDGVQKHHTTVGAHVRIGSDTTLVAPVTVGDGAYTAAGSSITEDVPPGALAVARGRQHNSEGWVARRRAGTPSARAAEAALTSDPEAPTE encoded by the coding sequence GTGAGTACACAGCAGCCGGCAGCGGTCGTGGTTCTGGCCGCCGGTGAGGGCAAGCGGATGCGCTCGCGTACCCCCAAGGTGCTGCACCGCATCGGTGGCCGGTCCCTCGTCGGGCACGCGCTGGCCGCTGCCTGGAGCCTTCGGCCGGAGCATCTCGTGGTGGTGGTGCGGCACCAGCGTGAGCAGGTTGCCGGGCACGTGGCCGAGATCGCCCCGGCCGCCGTGATCGCCGACCAGGACGAGGTGCCCGGCACCGGCAGTGCCGTCGCCGCCGGTCTGCGCGCGCTGTCGGGGCTGGACGGGGTTGACGGGGTGGACGGCGTGGTCGTCGTCACCTACGCCGACGTTCCCCTGCTCTCCGGCGAGACGCTGGCCGCCCTGGTCGAGGCCCACCGGGCCGAGCAGGCCGCGGTGACCGTACTGACCGCCGAGGTCGGCGACCCCACCGGCTACGGCCGGGTGCTGCGCGACGCCTCCGGCGCGGTCACCGGCATCGTCGAGCAGCGTGACGCCACCCCGGAGCAGGCCGCGATCCGGGAGATCAATTCCGGCATCTACGCCTTCGACGCCAAGGTGCTGGTCGACGCGCTCGGCCGGATCGGCTCGGACAACGACCAGAACGAGATGTATCTGACCGACGTGCTGGGCATCGCCCACGCCGACGGCCGGCGGGTGCGCGCTGTCGTCACCCACGACCTCTGGCAGGTCGAGGGCGTCAACGACCGGGTTCAGCTCGCCACCCTCGGCGCCGAGCTGAACCGCCGCCTGCTCGTCGGTCACATGCGTGGTGGCGTCACCGTGGTCGACCCGGCCACCACCTGGGTGGACGTCGACGTGCACCTGGCCGCCGACGTCACCCTGCTGCCCGGCACCCAGCTGCACGCCGGCACCACGGTCGCGACCGGGGCCACCGTCGGCCCCGACACCACGCTCTCCAACTGCGCGGTCGGCGAAGGTGCGTCCGTCGTCCGTACGCACGGCACCGGCGCGAAGATCGAGGCCGGCGCCGGGGTCGGCCCGTTCAGTTATCTGCGCCCGGGCACCGTGCTCGGTCCGGACGGCAAGATCGGCGCCTTCGTCGAGACCAAGAACACCACGATCGGCGCGGGCGCCAAGGTGCCCCACCTGACCTACGCCGGTGACGCCACGATCGGTGAGGGCGCCAACATCGGCGCCGCGACGATCTTCGCCAACTACGACGGCGTACAGAAGCACCACACCACCGTCGGCGCCCACGTCCGGATCGGCAGCGACACCACCCTCGTCGCCCCGGTCACCGTGGGCGACGGCGCCTACACCGCCGCCGGCTCGTCGATCACCGAAGACGTGCCTCCCGGCGCCCTCGCCGTGGCCCGCGGTCGTCAGCACAACAGCGAGGGCTGGGTCGCGCGCCGCCGGGCCGGAACCCCCTCGGCCCGCGCCGCCGAGGCCGCCCTGACCTCCGACCCCGAAGCCCCCACCGAGTAA
- a CDS encoding fatty acid desaturase, which produces MTSRTSQPAQAPRGEPHVDPHPKRRGEQTALFIFIAVPFVALVAAIPMAWGRLLNWHDLVIALVLYLISGLGITVGFHRFFTHGSFRANRPLTIALAVAGSLAVEGPVLRWVSDHRRHHAFSDREGDPHSPWRYGETVPALMKGLWYAHMGWLFDPENTNPKRYAPDLLRDRGVMFVSRAFGPLVILSLGLPALLGFAITGTWQGAATAFFWGSLVRVGLLHHVTWSINSICHALGERPFKSRDRSGNVWWLALLSFGESWHNLHHADPTCARHGVLRGQIDSSARVIWFFEKFGWATNVRWPDTTRLASRRA; this is translated from the coding sequence GTGACCTCCCGCACCAGCCAGCCGGCCCAGGCACCCCGGGGCGAACCGCACGTCGACCCCCACCCGAAGCGCCGGGGCGAGCAGACGGCACTGTTCATCTTCATCGCGGTGCCGTTCGTGGCGCTGGTCGCGGCGATCCCGATGGCCTGGGGGCGCCTGCTGAACTGGCACGACCTGGTGATCGCCCTCGTCCTCTACCTGATCTCCGGGCTGGGGATCACGGTCGGCTTCCACCGGTTCTTCACCCACGGCTCGTTCCGCGCCAACCGCCCGCTGACCATCGCGCTGGCCGTGGCCGGCTCCCTGGCGGTCGAGGGCCCGGTGCTGAGGTGGGTCTCCGACCACCGGCGCCACCACGCCTTCAGTGATCGCGAGGGCGACCCGCATTCGCCCTGGCGTTACGGCGAGACCGTGCCCGCCCTGATGAAGGGCCTCTGGTACGCCCACATGGGCTGGCTGTTCGACCCGGAGAACACCAACCCCAAGCGCTACGCCCCCGACCTGCTGCGCGATCGCGGCGTGATGTTCGTGTCCCGTGCGTTCGGCCCCCTGGTGATCCTCTCGCTGGGTCTGCCCGCGCTGCTGGGGTTCGCCATCACGGGCACCTGGCAGGGAGCGGCCACGGCCTTCTTCTGGGGATCGCTGGTACGGGTGGGGCTGCTGCACCACGTCACCTGGTCGATCAACTCGATCTGTCATGCCTTGGGAGAGCGCCCCTTCAAGAGCCGCGACCGCTCGGGCAACGTCTGGTGGCTGGCCCTGTTGTCGTTCGGGGAGTCCTGGCACAACCTGCACCACGCCGACCCGACCTGCGCCCGGCACGGCGTGCTGCGGGGCCAGATCGACTCCAGCGCCCGGGTGATCTGGTTCTTCGAGAAGTTCGGCTGGGCGACCAACGTGCGCTGGCCGGACACCACGCGCCTCGCGTCACGGCGCGCGTAG
- a CDS encoding TetR/AcrR family transcriptional regulator, whose translation MTGAQRREQLLAIGRQLFAEKGFEGTSVEEIAATAGVSKPVVYEHFGGKDGLYAAVVELETRKLLEAMTEALTQPNPPRQVLEIAAMTLLTYIETETDGFRILVRDSPITKQEGGFASLLSDVAGHVEYILGEQFAARGFDPQMAPLYAQMLVGMIAMTGQFWLDHRTPEKAVVAAHVVNLAWNGLTALETKPRLRARRSMKPEVEKPRG comes from the coding sequence ATGACAGGGGCCCAGCGGCGCGAGCAACTGCTGGCCATCGGAAGGCAATTGTTCGCCGAGAAGGGCTTCGAGGGCACCAGTGTCGAGGAGATCGCCGCCACCGCGGGGGTCTCCAAACCAGTGGTGTACGAGCACTTCGGCGGCAAGGACGGGCTCTACGCGGCGGTGGTGGAGCTGGAGACCCGCAAGCTGCTCGAGGCGATGACCGAGGCCCTCACCCAGCCGAACCCACCCCGGCAGGTTCTCGAGATCGCCGCGATGACCCTGCTCACCTACATCGAGACCGAGACCGACGGTTTTCGCATCCTGGTGCGGGACTCGCCGATCACCAAGCAGGAGGGCGGCTTCGCCAGCCTGCTGAGCGACGTGGCCGGTCATGTCGAGTACATCCTGGGCGAGCAGTTCGCGGCCCGCGGCTTCGATCCGCAGATGGCCCCGCTGTACGCCCAGATGCTGGTCGGCATGATCGCCATGACCGGCCAGTTCTGGCTCGACCACCGCACACCGGAAAAGGCCGTGGTAGCCGCCCATGTCGTTAACCTGGCCTGGAACGGCCTGACCGCACTGGAGACCAAGCCCCGGCTGCGCGCCCGCCGATCCATGAAGCCGGAGGTCGAAAAGCCCCGTGGATGA
- a CDS encoding MarR family transcriptional regulator, protein MDEVDRIVAAWNRERPDLDVTPLEVLSRVSRLSRLLDKARSAAFARHDLETWEFDVLSALRRNGDPYRLSPGQLVALTMVTSGTMTNRIDRLAGRGLVRRLPDPADGRGVMVQLEESGRAVTDAALSDLLEVERSVLAVLTNGEHDQLAHLLRDLLTAFDPN, encoded by the coding sequence GTGGATGAGGTAGACCGGATCGTCGCAGCCTGGAACCGCGAGCGACCCGATCTGGATGTCACCCCGCTGGAAGTGCTTTCCCGGGTCAGTCGACTGTCGCGCCTGCTGGACAAGGCCCGTTCGGCCGCCTTCGCCCGGCACGATCTCGAAACCTGGGAATTCGACGTACTTTCGGCGCTCCGACGGAACGGCGATCCATACCGCCTCTCCCCCGGCCAACTCGTCGCCCTGACCATGGTCACCAGCGGCACGATGACCAACCGCATCGACCGGCTGGCGGGCCGGGGCCTGGTGCGCCGGCTCCCCGACCCGGCCGACGGTCGCGGGGTGATGGTGCAGCTGGAGGAGAGCGGCCGGGCCGTGACGGATGCCGCGCTGTCCGACCTGCTCGAGGTCGAGCGCTCGGTCCTCGCCGTGCTCACCAACGGTGAGCACGATCAGCTGGCGCACCTGCTGCGCGATCTTCTGACGGCCTTCGACCCGAACTGA
- a CDS encoding DeoR/GlpR family DNA-binding transcription regulator — protein MELYAYERRRWLVDQARQVGRIDVAEVARELTVAKETVRRDLTALEAEGLLRRVHGGAIPVERLGFEGTLALRNTSRTDEKGRIADHAIGLVGTAESIYLDEGSTTQAFAERLTPRRPLTVVTNSLPIALVMAPRDQVSVVLIGGRVRGKTLGTIDHWALRMLEDFVFDLSVLGTNGLTLERGATCPDAAVAAIKARAVSASRRTLLVTDSSKLGSDSSYRFAQARDFSTIVTDRSANEGQIRRLRAIGVEAVMV, from the coding sequence ATGGAGCTCTATGCCTATGAACGACGGCGATGGCTGGTCGATCAGGCACGGCAGGTGGGACGGATCGATGTTGCCGAGGTGGCACGCGAGCTGACAGTGGCCAAGGAGACGGTCAGGCGCGATCTGACGGCTCTGGAGGCCGAAGGACTGCTGCGGCGCGTGCACGGCGGGGCGATCCCGGTGGAGCGCCTCGGGTTCGAGGGCACCCTGGCTCTGCGTAACACCTCCCGCACCGACGAAAAGGGTCGCATCGCCGACCACGCCATCGGTCTGGTGGGCACCGCCGAATCCATATACCTTGACGAGGGCTCCACCACACAGGCTTTCGCGGAGCGCCTGACCCCCCGGCGACCACTCACCGTGGTCACCAACTCGCTACCGATCGCTCTGGTCATGGCTCCCCGCGACCAGGTCTCTGTGGTACTCATCGGGGGCCGGGTACGGGGGAAAACCCTGGGAACCATCGACCACTGGGCGCTTCGCATGCTGGAGGACTTCGTCTTCGACCTCAGCGTGCTGGGCACCAACGGACTCACCCTGGAACGGGGCGCGACCTGCCCTGATGCCGCCGTGGCGGCGATCAAGGCCCGGGCCGTAAGTGCCAGCCGGCGCACTCTCCTGGTCACCGATTCGTCAAAATTGGGGTCCGACTCGTCCTACCGTTTTGCACAGGCAAGGGATTTCTCGACTATCGTCACCGACCGCTCGGCCAATGAGGGTCAGATCCGGCGACTGCGCGCCATCGGCGTAGAAGCGGTGATGGTGTGA
- a CDS encoding sugar ABC transporter substrate-binding protein encodes MTTACSGAGGGGGAGSDGKGGSINVLMVANPQMTDIQDLTADTFTKETGIKVNFTVLPENELRDKVTQDVASKAGQYDLATVGAYETQLWQKNDWLHELSSYADADSEYDSADLLKPVAESLTGEDGKLYALPFYGESSFLMYRKDIFKEKNLTMPEKPTWNEVADLAAKLDGAEPGMKGICLRGLPGWGEMFAPLTTVVNTFGGTWFDKDWNAKVNAPEFTEAVNFYTKLIKEHGEAGAAQAGFTECLNALSQGKVAMWYDATSAAGSLEDEASSKVVGKIGYAYAPVNKTEYSGWLWSWNWAMPKTTKNADAAAKFALWATSKKYEQTVGEKLGWARVPNGKRASTYEIPEYKEASGDFGQLTLESIEHADPTNPGLQPRPTVGIQYVTIPEFADLGTKVSQSISGVLAGQGSVKDALDDGQKQAEEIAQEYK; translated from the coding sequence ATCACCACCGCGTGCTCAGGCGCCGGTGGTGGCGGTGGAGCCGGCAGTGACGGGAAGGGCGGATCCATCAATGTCCTGATGGTCGCCAACCCGCAGATGACCGACATCCAGGATCTGACCGCCGACACCTTCACCAAGGAAACGGGCATCAAGGTGAACTTCACCGTGCTGCCCGAGAACGAGCTGCGTGACAAGGTCACCCAGGACGTCGCGAGCAAGGCCGGCCAGTACGACCTGGCCACCGTGGGTGCCTACGAGACGCAGCTGTGGCAGAAGAACGACTGGCTGCACGAACTCAGCTCGTACGCCGACGCGGACAGCGAGTACGACTCGGCCGACCTGCTCAAGCCGGTCGCCGAGAGCCTCACCGGAGAAGACGGAAAGCTCTACGCCCTGCCGTTCTACGGTGAGTCCTCCTTCCTGATGTACCGCAAGGACATCTTCAAGGAGAAGAACCTGACGATGCCGGAGAAGCCGACCTGGAACGAGGTCGCCGACCTGGCGGCGAAGCTGGACGGCGCCGAGCCCGGCATGAAGGGCATCTGCCTGCGTGGCCTTCCGGGCTGGGGCGAGATGTTCGCGCCGCTGACCACCGTGGTGAACACCTTCGGCGGCACCTGGTTCGACAAGGACTGGAACGCGAAGGTGAACGCCCCGGAGTTCACCGAGGCGGTCAACTTCTACACCAAGCTGATCAAGGAGCACGGTGAGGCGGGCGCGGCCCAGGCCGGGTTCACCGAGTGCCTGAACGCCCTGAGCCAGGGCAAGGTCGCCATGTGGTACGACGCCACCTCGGCGGCGGGTTCGCTGGAGGACGAGGCGAGCAGCAAGGTCGTGGGCAAGATCGGTTACGCCTACGCCCCGGTCAACAAGACCGAATACAGCGGCTGGCTCTGGTCGTGGAACTGGGCCATGCCCAAGACCACCAAGAACGCCGACGCCGCCGCCAAGTTCGCCCTGTGGGCCACCAGCAAGAAGTACGAGCAGACCGTCGGCGAGAAGCTGGGCTGGGCCCGGGTTCCCAACGGCAAGCGCGCCAGCACCTACGAGATCCCCGAGTACAAGGAAGCTTCCGGTGACTTCGGTCAGCTGACCCTGGAGTCGATCGAGCACGCCGACCCGACCAACCCGGGTCTGCAGCCCCGACCGACCGTCGGCATCCAGTACGTCACCATCCCCGAGTTCGCCGACCTGGGCACCAAGGTGTCGCAGTCGATCAGCGGGGTGCTGGCCGGCCAGGGATCGGTGAAGGACGCGCTGGACGACGGCCAGAAGCAGGCCGAGGAAATCGCCCAGGAATACAAGTAA
- a CDS encoding sugar ABC transporter permease, with protein sequence MATVAETHQEENAAPPVRRPTGISRRSRWVRRAPLLPALIFTIVITQVPFLITMGISSLQWNPQKPGDKSFLGLGDYTSFVGFDNYKTVFTDERLRSAVINTITLTVGTVAISLLLGLGLAVLLDRKFPGRGLARTLLIAPFLIMPVASALLWKHALYNPTYGLFNGTINAVWKLFGADHGPTIDFVSSYPMPSVIAALVWQWTPFMMLILLAGLQAQPTDILEAARVDGAGGVKIFRYITLPHMRQYIELSTLLGAIYIVQQFDAVFSITQGGPGSATTNLPYEIYLTTFSKLEYGEASAAGVVTVIGTIVVATFALRVVSSLFREEHS encoded by the coding sequence ATGGCTACCGTTGCCGAAACACATCAGGAAGAGAACGCCGCCCCACCGGTTCGCCGGCCCACCGGGATCTCCCGCAGATCCCGGTGGGTCCGGCGGGCCCCGCTGCTGCCGGCGCTCATCTTCACCATCGTCATCACCCAGGTGCCGTTCCTCATCACCATGGGTATCTCATCCTTGCAGTGGAACCCGCAGAAGCCCGGTGACAAGAGCTTCCTGGGCCTCGGTGACTACACCTCGTTCGTCGGGTTCGACAACTACAAGACCGTTTTCACCGACGAACGACTGCGCAGCGCGGTCATCAACACGATCACCCTGACCGTGGGCACCGTGGCCATCAGCCTGCTGCTCGGCCTCGGCCTGGCCGTGCTGCTCGACCGCAAGTTCCCGGGCCGCGGTCTGGCCCGGACCCTGCTGATCGCACCGTTCCTGATCATGCCCGTGGCGTCTGCCCTGTTGTGGAAGCACGCTCTCTACAACCCGACGTACGGCCTGTTCAACGGCACGATCAACGCCGTCTGGAAGCTGTTCGGTGCCGACCACGGCCCGACCATCGACTTCGTGTCCAGCTACCCGATGCCTTCGGTCATCGCGGCGCTGGTCTGGCAGTGGACGCCGTTCATGATGCTGATCCTGCTGGCCGGGCTACAGGCCCAGCCGACGGACATCCTGGAGGCGGCCCGCGTGGACGGCGCAGGAGGGGTCAAGATCTTCCGCTACATCACGCTTCCGCACATGCGGCAGTACATCGAACTGTCGACGCTGCTCGGCGCGATCTACATCGTGCAGCAGTTCGACGCAGTCTTCTCGATCACGCAGGGCGGCCCGGGCAGCGCGACCACCAACCTGCCCTACGAGATCTACCTGACCACGTTCTCGAAGCTCGAGTACGGCGAGGCCTCCGCGGCCGGCGTCGTCACCGTGATCGGCACGATCGTCGTGGCCACCTTCGCTCTGCGGGTCGTGAGCTCGCTCTTCCGGGAGGAGCACAGCTGA
- a CDS encoding carbohydrate ABC transporter permease produces the protein MSAQTTETPKSGTILNRRKKKPAQGEGDLAETGGFVWTTTAWVLTLIFFAPVAWMFLTSFHSEADAATNPPTLLAGFTLDNYSALFDRGVGPFLINSATASIVSTLLVLALAIPAAYALSIKPVEKWTDVMFFFLSTKFLPSIAALLPIYLLVQKIGGLDNIWILVVLYTAMNLPIAIWMLQSFLAEVPKEIMEAAEVDGAGTLRVIWSVIVPIITPGIAATSLICFIFSWNEFLLAKSLTAVAASTSPVFLVGFITSEGLFLAKLCAAATLVSLPVLIAGFAAQDKLVRGLSLGAVK, from the coding sequence ATGAGCGCACAGACGACCGAAACACCCAAGTCCGGAACCATCTTGAACCGGCGTAAGAAGAAGCCGGCCCAGGGCGAGGGCGACCTCGCCGAGACCGGTGGCTTCGTCTGGACGACGACGGCCTGGGTACTCACCCTGATCTTCTTCGCCCCCGTGGCCTGGATGTTCCTCACCTCGTTCCACAGCGAGGCGGACGCCGCGACCAACCCGCCGACCCTGCTCGCCGGGTTCACGCTCGACAACTACTCCGCGCTGTTCGACCGCGGGGTCGGGCCGTTCCTGATCAACTCGGCCACTGCCAGCATCGTCTCCACGCTGCTGGTGCTGGCGCTGGCGATCCCGGCGGCCTACGCACTGTCGATCAAGCCGGTGGAGAAGTGGACGGACGTGATGTTCTTCTTCCTCTCCACCAAGTTCCTGCCCTCGATCGCCGCACTGCTGCCGATCTACCTGCTGGTCCAGAAAATCGGTGGCCTGGACAACATCTGGATCCTGGTCGTCCTCTACACCGCGATGAACCTGCCGATCGCGATCTGGATGCTGCAGTCGTTCCTGGCCGAGGTGCCCAAGGAGATCATGGAGGCCGCCGAGGTCGACGGCGCCGGCACGCTCCGGGTGATCTGGAGCGTGATCGTCCCGATCATCACCCCGGGTATCGCGGCCACCAGCCTGATCTGCTTCATCTTCAGCTGGAACGAGTTCCTGCTGGCGAAGAGCCTGACCGCGGTCGCGGCTTCGACGTCGCCGGTGTTCCTCGTCGGCTTCATCACCAGTGAGGGTCTGTTCCTCGCGAAGCTCTGCGCAGCAGCCACTCTGGTGTCGCTGCCCGTGCTCATCGCCGGTTTCGCGGCGCAGGACAAGCTGGTGCGGGGCCTGTCACTGGGCGCCGTCAAGTAA
- a CDS encoding ABC-F family ATP-binding cassette domain-containing protein, with product MAHLLNAESVTVVHGSRTLLDAVSLGLDDGDRIGVVGRNGEGKSTLLRVLARLQEPDGGRVTTGREVRLGALWQEDRLDPDMTVRQAVMGDMAPHEWAGDAKVRDVLGGLLGGLEAPLVGGLDATFGRLSGGQRRRVGLAALLISDDDLVMLDEPTNHLDVEGVAWLAQHLNQRWPAGRGGLLVVTHDRWFLDAVCGSIWEVHDGVVDSYEGGYAAYVLTRAERARVAAVTEERRQNTLRKELAWLRRGPPARTSKPQFRIDAAESLIADEPPPRDQMNLAKMATARLGKDVVDLEDVTVTVGSGDEAKTLLEHVTWRLGPGDRIGVVGVNGSGKTTLMKMMLGGPGAPVPTAGRVKRGKTVQAVILSQDVRELDAVADQKVQEAVEKVKGTVRIGGKDVTAGQLLERLGFTKDKIWTRVSDLSGGERRRLQLLRLLMSEPNVLLLDEPTNDLDTDTLAAIEDTLDEWPGTLIVVSHDRYLLERICDRQVALLGDGQIRDLPGGVEEYLKLRAQQEQTEASSSTSSISEATTPVATAADTRAARKEMARIERQISKLASREEKLHAQMAEKATDHAAISKLDAELREVTAEKDALEEAWLEAAELAG from the coding sequence GTGGCCCACCTTCTCAACGCGGAGTCCGTCACAGTTGTGCACGGCTCCAGAACGCTTTTGGACGCGGTAAGCCTCGGTCTCGACGACGGTGACCGGATCGGTGTGGTCGGCCGGAACGGCGAGGGCAAGTCCACCCTGCTCCGGGTGCTCGCCCGTCTGCAGGAACCGGACGGCGGCCGGGTCACCACCGGCCGGGAGGTGCGCCTCGGCGCGCTCTGGCAGGAAGACCGCCTCGACCCGGACATGACGGTGCGACAGGCGGTCATGGGTGACATGGCCCCGCACGAGTGGGCCGGCGACGCCAAGGTCCGCGACGTGCTCGGCGGTCTGCTCGGTGGCCTGGAAGCACCCCTGGTCGGAGGGCTCGACGCGACGTTCGGCCGGCTCTCCGGGGGCCAGCGGCGCCGGGTCGGTCTGGCCGCGCTGCTGATCAGCGACGACGACCTGGTGATGCTCGACGAGCCCACCAACCACCTCGACGTCGAGGGCGTGGCCTGGCTGGCGCAGCACCTGAACCAGCGCTGGCCCGCCGGGCGCGGTGGCCTGCTCGTGGTCACCCACGACCGGTGGTTCCTCGACGCGGTCTGCGGCAGCATCTGGGAGGTCCACGACGGTGTGGTGGACAGCTACGAGGGCGGTTACGCGGCCTACGTGCTGACCCGCGCCGAGCGCGCCCGGGTGGCGGCCGTGACCGAGGAGCGCCGCCAGAACACCCTGCGGAAAGAGCTGGCCTGGCTGCGCCGGGGCCCGCCGGCCCGCACCAGCAAGCCACAGTTCCGCATCGACGCGGCCGAGTCGCTGATCGCCGACGAACCGCCGCCGCGCGACCAGATGAACCTGGCGAAGATGGCCACGGCCCGCCTGGGCAAGGACGTGGTCGACCTGGAAGACGTCACGGTCACGGTCGGATCCGGCGACGAGGCGAAAACCCTTCTGGAGCACGTCACCTGGCGGCTCGGCCCGGGAGACCGGATCGGTGTGGTCGGGGTCAACGGCTCGGGCAAGACCACGCTGATGAAGATGATGCTGGGCGGTCCGGGTGCCCCGGTGCCCACCGCCGGCCGGGTGAAGCGCGGAAAGACGGTTCAGGCGGTCATTCTCAGTCAGGACGTGCGCGAGCTCGACGCGGTGGCCGACCAGAAGGTGCAGGAGGCTGTCGAGAAGGTCAAGGGCACGGTCCGGATCGGTGGCAAAGACGTCACCGCGGGCCAGTTGCTCGAACGCCTGGGTTTCACGAAGGACAAGATCTGGACCCGGGTCAGCGACCTGTCGGGTGGTGAGCGGCGGCGTCTGCAACTGCTGCGCCTGCTGATGAGTGAGCCGAACGTGCTGCTGCTCGACGAGCCGACGAACGACCTGGACACCGACACCCTGGCCGCCATCGAGGACACGCTCGACGAGTGGCCCGGCACGCTGATCGTGGTCTCCCACGACCGGTACCTGCTGGAGCGTATCTGCGACAGGCAGGTGGCTCTGCTCGGTGACGGTCAGATCCGGGACCTGCCGGGTGGGGTCGAGGAATACCTGAAACTGCGGGCCCAGCAGGAACAGACCGAGGCGAGCTCGTCGACGTCCTCCATCTCGGAGGCGACCACCCCGGTGGCGACGGCCGCCGATACCCGTGCCGCCCGCAAGGAGATGGCCCGGATCGAACGGCAGATCTCGAAACTCGCCTCGCGGGAAGAGAAACTGCACGCGCAGATGGCCGAGAAGGCCACCGACCACGCCGCGATCAGCAAGCTCGACGCAGAACTGCGCGAGGTGACGGCGGAGAAGGACGCGCTCGAAGAGGCCTGGCTGGAAGCGGCCGAACTAGCCGGCTGA